One Nocardia sp. BMG111209 DNA segment encodes these proteins:
- a CDS encoding DUF5130 domain-containing protein, whose product MATSNWPAVIESDLPHGWVVTTSGRVSGVHESGEVFNEAPFSDNERLLMDNTLTEATRATKVRFNIYIGDLTTDPAAGADALFPGTPEAERSVLLAVSPNARAVEVRSGREVADRVNDRVCQLGVTAALSSFRQGELVDGLVSAVKVMAAAIGRPN is encoded by the coding sequence GTGGCAACTTCTAATTGGCCCGCGGTGATCGAATCCGATCTGCCGCACGGATGGGTCGTCACCACCAGCGGCCGGGTGTCCGGAGTGCACGAGTCCGGCGAGGTGTTCAACGAAGCGCCGTTCAGCGACAACGAGCGGCTGCTGATGGACAACACGCTCACCGAGGCCACCCGGGCCACCAAGGTGCGCTTCAACATCTACATCGGTGACCTGACCACCGATCCCGCCGCCGGCGCCGACGCGCTGTTCCCGGGCACGCCGGAGGCCGAGCGCTCGGTGCTGCTGGCCGTATCGCCGAATGCCCGTGCCGTCGAGGTCCGTTCCGGCCGCGAGGTCGCCGATCGCGTCAACGATCGGGTGTGCCAGCTGGGTGTCACTGCCGCGCTGAGCTCGTTCCGGCAGGGCGAACTCGTCGACGGTCTCGTCTCGGCCGTGAAGGTGATGGCCGCGGCCATCGGCCGGCCGAACTGA
- a CDS encoding helix-turn-helix domain-containing protein has translation MGEYPKLRAIPGGRPDPEPAAPEPLWREVLGQRLRVLRQEQGDTLADTAGRAGVSPQYLSEIERGRKEPSSEMIAALAGALGTDLGGLTEQVAYELRRLRTSLSPQRLTGPVMLAA, from the coding sequence GTGGGCGAGTATCCGAAATTGCGTGCCATTCCCGGCGGCCGGCCGGACCCCGAACCGGCCGCACCCGAGCCGCTGTGGCGTGAGGTGCTCGGGCAGCGACTGCGTGTGCTGCGACAGGAGCAGGGCGATACGCTCGCCGATACCGCCGGGCGGGCCGGTGTTTCGCCACAGTATCTGTCCGAGATCGAGCGCGGCCGCAAGGAGCCGTCCAGCGAGATGATCGCCGCACTGGCGGGCGCGCTGGGGACGGATCTCGGTGGTCTCACCGAACAGGTCGCCTACGAACTGCGGAGGCTTCGGACGAGTCTGTCGCCACAGCGGCTCACCGGGCCCGTCATGCTCGCGGCCTGA
- a CDS encoding alpha-amylase family glycosyl hydrolase produces the protein MAGVVTSSAVPAATGSDAWWRAAVFYQVYPRSFADANGDGVGDLRGLRDRLDYLKALGIDALWLCPVMRSPMADGGYDVSDPRDIDPLFGDLAVMDDLIAAAHERAIRVTMDLVPNHTSEKHPWFAAALAAGPDSPQRARYIFRDGRGPDGAEPPNNWPSVFGGPAWTRVTEPDGTPGQWYLHIFAPEQPDLNWAEPEVLADFERTMRFWLDRGVDGFRIDVAHGMAKPDGLPDMATVDTRLLLHDDDDPRFNNPAVHEIHRQLRKVLDQYPDAVSIGEVWVDDNVRFGEYVRPDELHLAFNFRLVDTGFDATEIRAAVDNSIEAVAAVGASPTWTLSNHDIEREVTRYGGGALGTARARAMLLLELALPGTVFLYNGSELGLPNVDDLPDEVLQDPAWERSGHTERGRDGCRVPMPWGGEAPAFEFTTGRPWLPIPPQWSELTVAAQSTRPDSTLSLYRLAIEMHGTRTEFAGESVEWQAAPADCLVLRRPGGLRCVLNASDAPIPLPAGEVLLASAPLVDGLLPPDAAAWVV, from the coding sequence ATGGCCGGTGTGGTCACCTCCTCAGCAGTACCAGCCGCGACCGGATCGGACGCCTGGTGGCGCGCGGCGGTGTTCTATCAGGTCTATCCGCGCTCGTTCGCCGATGCGAACGGCGACGGGGTGGGCGATCTGCGCGGGCTGCGCGACCGGCTCGACTATCTGAAGGCCCTCGGGATCGACGCGCTGTGGCTGTGCCCGGTGATGCGTTCGCCGATGGCCGACGGCGGTTACGACGTGAGTGATCCTCGCGACATCGATCCGTTGTTCGGCGATCTGGCGGTGATGGACGATCTGATCGCCGCGGCCCACGAGCGCGCGATCAGGGTCACCATGGACCTGGTCCCGAATCACACCAGCGAGAAGCATCCCTGGTTCGCGGCCGCGCTGGCCGCCGGGCCGGACAGCCCACAGCGGGCCCGCTACATCTTCCGCGACGGTCGCGGGCCGGACGGCGCCGAACCGCCCAACAACTGGCCCAGCGTCTTCGGTGGCCCGGCCTGGACCCGGGTGACCGAGCCCGACGGCACACCCGGCCAGTGGTACCTGCACATCTTCGCGCCGGAGCAGCCCGATCTGAACTGGGCCGAGCCCGAGGTGCTGGCCGATTTCGAGCGGACCATGCGGTTCTGGCTCGATCGCGGCGTGGACGGATTCCGCATCGACGTCGCGCACGGTATGGCCAAGCCCGACGGCCTGCCCGATATGGCCACGGTCGACACCCGATTGCTGCTGCACGACGACGATGATCCGCGGTTCAACAATCCGGCCGTGCACGAGATCCACCGGCAGCTGCGCAAGGTGCTCGACCAATATCCCGACGCGGTGTCGATCGGGGAGGTGTGGGTCGACGACAACGTCCGGTTCGGCGAATACGTGCGACCGGACGAACTGCACCTGGCCTTCAACTTCCGCCTCGTCGACACCGGCTTCGACGCCACGGAAATCCGTGCCGCCGTGGACAATTCGATCGAGGCGGTGGCCGCCGTCGGCGCCTCGCCGACGTGGACGCTGTCCAACCACGACATCGAGCGCGAGGTCACCCGCTACGGTGGCGGCGCGCTCGGCACCGCGCGGGCGCGGGCGATGCTGCTGCTGGAACTGGCCCTGCCCGGCACGGTCTTCCTGTACAACGGGTCCGAACTGGGCCTGCCCAACGTCGACGATCTGCCCGACGAGGTTCTGCAGGATCCGGCCTGGGAACGATCCGGGCACACCGAACGCGGCCGCGACGGTTGCCGGGTGCCGATGCCGTGGGGCGGCGAGGCCCCGGCGTTCGAATTCACCACCGGCCGGCCGTGGCTGCCGATCCCGCCGCAATGGTCGGAACTGACCGTGGCGGCCCAGTCCACCCGGCCCGACTCGACGCTCTCGCTGTATCGCCTGGCAATCGAAATGCACGGCACGCGAACGGAATTCGCCGGTGAATCGGTCGAGTGGCAGGCCGCTCCGGCGGATTGCCTGGTGCTGCGGCGGCCCGGCGGGCTGCGCTGCGTCCTCAACGCGTCGGACGCGCCGATCCCGTTGCCGGCCGGCGAGGTGCTGCTCGCCAGCGCGCCGCTCGTGGACGGGCTGCTGCCGCCCGATGCCGCGGCCTGGGTGGTCTGA
- a CDS encoding ClpP family protease, protein MTSYTIPNVIAQHPRGERIMDVYSHLLTERIVYLGTPIDSGVANALIAQLLHLDADSPGQEINLYINCEGGELPAMLAMYDTMQHIQSPVATTCVGQAIAVGAVLLAGGASGRRAMLPHARVVLHQPATRGQGAIPDLILQADELVRMRAEIEAILSTHTGQAVETLRHDTDRDRVFTATSAIEYGLVDSVLGPRA, encoded by the coding sequence ATGACCAGTTACACGATTCCGAATGTGATCGCCCAGCATCCGCGGGGCGAGCGGATCATGGACGTCTATTCACATCTGCTGACCGAGCGGATCGTCTATCTGGGCACGCCGATCGACTCGGGGGTCGCGAACGCGCTCATCGCCCAGCTGCTGCATCTGGACGCGGACAGTCCGGGGCAGGAGATCAATCTGTACATCAACTGCGAAGGCGGCGAACTGCCGGCGATGCTCGCGATGTACGACACCATGCAGCACATCCAGTCCCCGGTGGCGACCACCTGCGTGGGGCAGGCCATCGCCGTGGGTGCGGTGCTGCTGGCCGGTGGTGCGTCCGGGCGGCGGGCGATGCTGCCGCATGCGCGGGTGGTGCTGCATCAGCCCGCCACCCGCGGGCAGGGCGCGATTCCGGATCTGATCCTGCAGGCCGACGAATTGGTGCGGATGCGGGCCGAGATCGAGGCGATCCTGTCGACCCACACCGGGCAGGCCGTGGAGACGCTGCGGCACGACACCGACCGGGATCGGGTCTTCACCGCGACGAGCGCCATCGAATACGGACTCGTGGACAGCGTGCTCGGGCCGCGCGCCTGA
- a CDS encoding ClpP family protease: MAEDDKAPLFGWRAREQLLTQRILVLDGPLDDDNGTLLATQLLTLAAEDSEAGISLWIHSPGGSVPAMLAIRDVMRLVPCAVSTLAFGLACSAGQFLLSAGEHGRRFALPHARILMHQGSAGIGGSAGEVEVQADDLRHTVNTVLGLIADDTGQPFDRIYEDSLHDRWFTAEQAREYGFIDGIVDSFAQVMPQRQRVGIS; encoded by the coding sequence ATGGCTGAAGACGACAAGGCCCCGCTGTTCGGCTGGCGGGCACGGGAACAACTACTGACGCAGCGGATCCTGGTGCTGGACGGACCGCTCGACGACGACAACGGGACGTTGCTGGCTACGCAACTGCTGACGCTGGCGGCGGAGGATTCGGAGGCGGGGATCTCGCTGTGGATTCATTCACCGGGTGGGTCGGTGCCGGCGATGCTGGCGATCCGGGATGTCATGCGACTGGTGCCGTGTGCGGTGTCGACGCTGGCATTCGGGCTGGCGTGCAGCGCCGGGCAATTCCTGTTGTCCGCGGGTGAGCACGGGCGGCGGTTCGCGTTGCCACATGCGCGGATTCTGATGCATCAGGGATCGGCGGGGATCGGTGGCAGCGCGGGTGAGGTGGAGGTGCAGGCCGACGATCTGCGGCACACCGTGAACACCGTGCTGGGGTTGATCGCGGACGATACCGGGCAGCCGTTCGATCGGATCTACGAGGATTCGCTGCACGATCGATGGTTCACGGCCGAGCAGGCGCGGGAATACGGGTTCATCGACGGGATCGTGGATTCGTTCGCACAGGTGATGCCGCAGCGGCAGCGGGTGGGAATCTCATGA
- a CDS encoding MBL fold metallo-hydrolase, whose translation MAYEPWRIGDVTIHRVVERTTRIPLAFLPTATTSALAPHRDWLRPWALTDDDELLLAIQALCLAVGDQRILIDPCIGPRQLPDEYAWVAGDSGLLGELTAAGFGRDDVDVVLCTHLHFDHVGWNTLWENDSWVPTFRKARYVIGRAEYEHWRATPEPEQAESNVFNLADAVEPLFAAGQVDLVEPGHRVSEALQLVATPGHSPGHLSVRITSGGETALVTGDCAHHPVQLAEPQWYSLADFDREQACDTRRRLVAEYADSGVLIIGTHFRPPGAGHLVTDGDAVRFRPLGA comes from the coding sequence ATGGCATACGAACCCTGGCGGATCGGCGACGTCACCATTCACCGCGTGGTCGAGCGCACCACGCGCATCCCGCTCGCCTTCCTGCCCACCGCGACGACCAGTGCCCTCGCGCCGCATCGGGACTGGTTGCGGCCCTGGGCCTTGACGGACGACGACGAGTTGCTGCTGGCCATCCAGGCGTTGTGCCTCGCAGTGGGGGATCAGCGCATCCTCATCGATCCCTGCATCGGCCCGCGGCAGTTGCCGGACGAATATGCCTGGGTGGCGGGCGATTCGGGACTGCTCGGCGAACTGACCGCCGCCGGCTTCGGCCGTGACGATGTCGACGTGGTGCTCTGCACCCATCTGCATTTCGATCATGTCGGCTGGAATACGTTGTGGGAGAACGACTCCTGGGTGCCGACCTTCCGGAAGGCCCGCTATGTGATCGGCCGCGCCGAATACGAGCACTGGCGGGCCACGCCGGAACCGGAACAGGCCGAATCCAACGTCTTCAACCTGGCCGACGCGGTCGAACCGCTGTTCGCCGCCGGACAGGTCGACCTGGTGGAACCCGGCCACCGGGTGAGCGAGGCACTGCAACTGGTGGCGACACCGGGCCATTCACCCGGTCACCTGTCCGTGCGGATCACCTCCGGCGGCGAAACGGCGCTGGTCACCGGCGATTGCGCGCACCATCCCGTACAACTGGCCGAGCCGCAGTGGTATTCGCTCGCCGACTTCGATCGCGAACAGGCCTGCGACACCCGGCGGCGGCTGGTCGCCGAATACGCCGACTCCGGCGTACTGATCATCGGCACCCACTTCCGGCCGCCGGGCGCCGGGCACCTCGTCACCGACGGTGACGCCGTGCGCTTCCGCCCGCTCGGCGCCTGA